Part of the Rana temporaria chromosome 11, aRanTem1.1, whole genome shotgun sequence genome, ggaaaattctcttctgtaagaggtgtctcctgtccactgatgctttatctcCAAtctttgtttcactaaaaaacccaaattttcaaaacatcatttgtcatttggacagaaagtgaattgcaatcttctgaacagatgcatacagacagcaaaacaaatgtttacaggggtgataacccttctctatgttttcagaaaagcgtaaaaatagattttatggctggagctacactttaaccacttgcttactgtgcacataaacgcccttcctgcctaggcgaaatttcagcttccggcactgcgtcgctttaactgacaattgcttggtcgtgcgacgtggctcccaaacaaaattgacgtccttttttccccacaaatagagctttcttttggtggtatttgatcgcctgtacggtttttatgttttgtgctataaacaaaaagagtgtaaattttgaaaaaaaacactatttttactttttgctataataaatatcccatttaagaaaaaaaaaatacgaaagtcttctacatatttttggtcactGGGgaagtgaccgatctgtgtccctatgtacaagggacacatcatcggtatcctctccctgacaggacgtggatctctgcgtttacacacagagatccacggtcctgctcagttactgggcaatcgcgggtgcccggcggccatcgcgggtgccggcggccatcgcggccgccgggcacgcgcattgtgttcccagtaacacgGTGGGTGCGCCCCCTATCGGCTtcaaaagacgaggacgtcatatgacgtcctgtcagagcaATTGAGCTACCTTGCCGCCATCAATTGACGGCAGCTGGTAGCTGAGtggttaaaaaagtaccagttcaaaattacaaacattctacttaacaacaaacctacagtgcctgtcttgtttgcaccgcctgtataatgctgttatATGGTATATAGgcccaaaggggcttgtaatgacctggggggagtggggggaaacccatgctatttttctcaatgattttcatccatattgcaggaaccagacattacattaaagccgcaagcagttttaaattacttttttcttatagtaatctcattttgtgcagggacagttctaaacacgtgccacctcacataCTATAGAcaaccagcaggtacgatatttaaaggagtttaaaaaacattttttcactttaagcatcattaaattcactgctccagaaaaaaacactgaaatttgctcagttgcagaattgtcgctgtcattacttttattttttgatgacgaatttccccacaaatcgctatcgcacaattctgcaagtgattataatttattatctctgttttctagctgctctaaaaccacttttgacataaagggacactttttggttgctatggaccatctccagtttccaggcagaaagaacagtttttattatataaaagtacatgcaggaccctgggcagaccactagggacaaggggggtgtgtattatcttcatacagtactgtaatctataagattacagtatactgtatgtaatgtgtttttttacttttttgaattttgcgccgatctccgcccctgtgcgtcgtaacgttgcagggaacggagctccgcGGcaaacaggcactgtgtgaatcgagcaaggacaccgctcgatcacacagcggagaggcatcgcaggatccagggacaaggtaagtaattccctgcctgtggatgctgcaaggcaatcccaagtctggctcagggttaccgcttttggttctgaaattcttctagagccagactcgggaataccgccaggggggttaatatatTGGAAAGTCAAAAACACTGCAACAAAAGGTCATTTGAGATGTTGGAAGAAGTCGATAATGTCTCTGATATACCGTACTTACTTGATTTCCTGGAGGAGCAATGATGATATAGGTGCAATTTACATTGCTTTGGTAGGAGGAGGGGTACTTTGGGGACACCACAGTCCCGCCATTTGTGGTAAAACTACCACCATATGCCActgtaaattaaacaaaaaagtgtGCATTAGATACAAAGCGCTGCATCATAGTTTTaagagtaaggccttgtacacacgaccggttttctctgcaaaaaccagaaaaaaaaatgcttcttgccgaaaaaaacatttgtgtgtacgaggctttcaggtttctcgtcaggaaatctggccagaatctcgacgagaaaaaaagacaacctgcgctcttttttctcttcgagattcttgtcggcctgtttcccgacgagaaacccgagagtgcgtatacttacctgtcactgtGGAAACCCGAGCATGCGCAAAATGACTTTCACGCCATAGGTAGGGTAaatcaagatggcggcgacggcatggaatgtgacgagcgcatgctcatcatacgcgatgacgtcaccacgtccttgcctttcaagagaactgctGTTCTTTTGCAacggtctgtgtgtacactcgggcggcaagagattcttgccaagaatctcgtcagggtaaacaattttttttttttactgacaagattcttgcccgtgtgtacagggccttacatttATTAGACTGCTGCCTCTCCCAGAAGTATTTGGAAAGTCTTATAATTATCTCCATGTTTAGCCACCTCATTACCTAATTTCCCCAAAAAtgtaggggaaaaaaagaggagatTACCTTGGGCTGTCTAAAAAGGGtaatttcagggattttcgtACTTTTCTGGCAATTTTATTTGATGTTTTAGAATAGTAAGTaaaggttacttttttttttaaactgctgttttttcccccctttataaattaaaatagaaaactgtggtattaaataccatcaaaatacatttctgtttccaagaaattatatacattttaattggGTACACTATTCCACAATGGAGTAATTGTCTGTTAAACTACTAAAAATGGGTGCATGGTCTGGCAATGATGGGGTACTGTACAGACTGGTTCTCAAGTGGTTAGGGCACAATTGATACATGCTTTTGACCATATAATACACACCAAAGTTGGATACATACCTGAGCTATAAGATCCATTGAAACTGCTTGGAGTAGATGGGTTAGTGATATATTCCAGCAACATCAAACTGCTGGATGAGATCAGCACCGGTAGAGGATGGCCAGCCCTGATGGTGGCCAGCAGAGAGCTGTTTTTGCTCACCCCGTCGTACACGTTGATCTTAGCATTACATTTggtggacaaacaaacaaacgtgGCAAACTGCAGAAAGATCTGTAAAATTAT contains:
- the LOC120916865 gene encoding astacin-like metalloendopeptidase, which gives rise to MHYGRYTYSNTSGSMSVVSIPNPNVTIGQRTGLSSLDVKRINVLYNCNLCRTKLMGASGNFSSSDATPIDTRDNCLWLLHVPSKLIFLQFATFVCLSTKCNAKINVYDGVSKNSSLLATIRAGHPLPVLISSSSLMLLEYITNPSTPSSFNGSYSSGMYPTLVCIIWSKACINCALTT